The following are encoded in a window of Planctomycetota bacterium genomic DNA:
- a CDS encoding type II toxin-antitoxin system Phd/YefM family antitoxin, whose protein sequence is MDRIGVFDAKTHFSQLIDDVARHRRRVVIERRGRPLAIISPYEETVKRDEAEKWAWIFRELDDILASQAPPRPGERIQDLIEEGRER, encoded by the coding sequence ATGGACCGTATCGGCGTTTTTGATGCGAAAACCCACTTCTCGCAACTCATTGACGATGTTGCGCGCCATCGCCGACGAGTTGTGATCGAGCGACGCGGGAGGCCCCTGGCCATCATCTCCCCCTACGAAGAGACGGTCAAACGCGACGAGGCGGAGAAGTGGGCGTGGATTTTCCGTGAACTCGACGACATCCTTGCTTCACAAGCTCCGCCCAGGCCCGGCGAGCGCATTCAGGATCTCATTGAGGAGGGGCGAGAGCGGTGA
- a CDS encoding type II toxin-antitoxin system VapC family toxin: MSTGVVVDASACGAWVLRDEETAGSRRLLECVRIGQLRLVVSDLWWYEILSALRMAVARARIQESEARRGLAVLAAIPKDVFTAEAQGQEGILSVAFDTGLSAYDATHLALARSRGLDLVSANTHLLRLRPRFPCIHSVEDFCAQLDGA; the protein is encoded by the coding sequence GTGAGCACGGGCGTGGTCGTGGATGCGTCGGCTTGCGGGGCGTGGGTCCTGCGCGACGAGGAGACGGCGGGATCGCGCCGCCTGCTGGAGTGCGTGCGGATCGGGCAGTTGCGGCTTGTGGTTTCGGACCTCTGGTGGTACGAGATCCTCAGCGCGCTCCGCATGGCCGTCGCACGAGCCAGGATCCAGGAATCGGAAGCCCGGCGCGGCCTTGCTGTGTTGGCCGCAATTCCAAAGGACGTGTTCACCGCCGAGGCACAGGGTCAGGAAGGCATTCTGTCAGTGGCGTTCGACACGGGCTTGAGCGCCTACGATGCCACACACCTGGCTCTTGCCCGGTCGCGTGGCCTTGACCTCGTCAGTGCGAACACACACCTTCTGCGGCTTCGCCCCCGCTTCCCGTGCATCCATTCAGTCGAGGACTTCTGCGCGCAGCTCGATGGGGCGTAA